The following coding sequences are from one Salvia hispanica cultivar TCC Black 2014 chromosome 3, UniMelb_Shisp_WGS_1.0, whole genome shotgun sequence window:
- the LOC125211090 gene encoding uncharacterized protein LOC125211090 — MALLPSKGVVISIPSLVLSAAAFAILLFFLLSTGSPPSAPCSCSAPTVDYSSKIGGERVSTSAEDIDWLKSRVEANGLHMQQNILRKGINPRTRQQQLQDLLNFKGISHYEGEDANNHTALPCPGELLVEEHHSNYGEPWAGGRDVFEFLADSTRLTPNSRVLEIGCGTLRVGLHFIRYLVPEHFHCLERDELSLMAALRYELPSQGLLYKRPLIVRGEDMDFSKFGSDTVYDLIYASAVFLHIPDKLVWTGLERLVGRLKPLEGRIFVSHNVKFCSRLGGEECTKRLTDLGLEYKGKHTHDSLLFNHYEVWFEFRRFKA; from the coding sequence ATGGCACTGCTTCCGTCAAAGGGAGTGGTGATTTCCATTCCCAGCTTAGTTCTATCAGCTGCAGCTTTTGCAATCCTCTTATTCTTCTTGCTATCAACCGGCTCACCCCCCTCTGCTCCTTGCTCTTGCTCCGCCCCAACTGTGGACTACAGCAGCAAGATAGGTGGAGAGCGTGTTTCAACTTCAGCTGAGGACATAGATTGGTTGAAGAGTCGGGTTGAAGCCAATGGATTACATATGCAGCAGAACATTCTACGCAAGGGCATAAACCCCCGTACCCGCCAACAGCAGCTCCAGGATCTTCTAAACTTCAAAGGCATATCTCACTATGAAGGAGAAGATGCTAACAACCATACTGCCCTTCCTTGTCCCGGTGAGCTACTTGTAGAAGAACACCACAGCAACTACGGGGAGCCTTGGGCAGGTGGAAGGGATGTATTTGAATTTCTTGCAGATTCGACCCGTCTAACACCTAATTCAAGAGTTCTTGAGATCGGGTGTGGCACACTTCGTGTTGGCCTGCATTTTATACGGTACTTAGTTCCAGAGCATTTCCACTGCCTAGAAAGGGACGAGCTCTCTCTAATGGCTGCACTACGCTACGAGCTTCCATCACAAGGCTTGTTGTACAAGCGCCCTCTGATTGTAAGAGGCGAAGACATGGATTTCAGTAAGTTTGGGTCTGATACTGTGTATGATTTGATATATGCCAGTGCTGTTTTCCTCCATATTCCCGACAAGCTCGTGTGGACTGGTCTGGAGAGGTTGGTTGGTCGGCTGAAGCCTCTAGAAGGCCGAATCTTTGTCTCACATAACGTCAAGTTCTGCTCCCGTCTGGGAGGTGAAGAATGCACGAAAAGGCTGACTGATCTGGGCCTCGAATATAAAGGCAAGCATACACATGATAGTTTGCTCTTCAACCACTACGAGGTATGGTTCGAGTTCAGGCGATTTAAGGCTTAA